The genomic DNA AGTACGAGGGCGGCTACTCCGACTACGTCTTCGCCCGCGCCGAGCGCTCCCGGATCGAGGCCACCGAGGAGCAGAAGCGGCAGAACCTGGCCCGCAAGGAGCTGGCCTGGCTGCGCCGCGGCGCCCCGGCCCGCACCTCCAAGCCGCGCTACCGGATCGAGGCGGCCAACGCCCTGATCGCGGACGTGCCGGAGCCGCGCGACAAGTCCGAGCTGATGAAGTTCGCCAACGCCCGCCTCGGCCGCACGGTCTTCGACCTGGAGAACGTGACCGTCAAGGCCGGCCCGAAGCTGCTGCTGGAGAACCTCACCTGGCAGCTCGGCCCGGGCGACCGGATCGGCCTGCTGGGCGTGAACGGCGCCGGCAAGACCTCGCTGCTGCGGGCGATGCAGGCGGCGTTCGCCACCGAGGGCGACGTGCAGCCCGCGTCCGGCGTGATCAAGGTCGGCAAGACGGTCCGCCTGGCCTACCTCTCCCAGGAGGTGGCGGAGCTGGACCCGGCCACCCGGGTGCTGCAGGCCGTGGAGCAGGTGCGCGGCCGGGTCGACCTCGGCAAGGGCCGGGAGATGAGCGCCGGCCAGCTCTGCGAGCAGTTCGGCTTCGGCAAGGACAAGCAGTGGACGCCGGTCGGCGACCTGTCCGGCGGCGAGCGGCGGCGGCTGCAGCTGCTGCGCCTGCTGATGGACGAGCCGAACGTGCTCTTCCTCGACGAGCCGACCAACGACCTCGACATCGAGACCCTCAACCAGCTGGAGGACCTGCTCGACGGCTGGCCCGGCTCGATGATCGTGATCAGCCACGACCGCTTCTTCATCGAGCGCACCACCGACACCGTGCAGGCACTGCTCGGCGACGGCCGGATGCGGATGCTGCCGAACGGCGTCGACGAGTACCTGGAGCGCCGCGCCGCGATGGCCGAGGCCGCCGCCCCGCAGGCGCCCGCCCCCGCGGCCGCCGCCAAGCCCGCGGCGGACACCCGCGCGGCGAAGAAGGAGATGCAGAAGCTGGAGCGGCAGATCGCCAAGCTGGACGACCAGGAGTCCAAGCTGCACGCCAAGCTCGCCGAGAACGCCGCCGACTTCTCCAAGGTCGCGGAGCTGGACGCCCAGCTGCGCAAGGTCAAGGAGGAGAAGGAGGAGCTGGAGATGGCCTGGCTGGAGCTGGCCGAGGACGTCTGACCCGCCCCCGCGGGCCCGGGGCCCGGCCCCGGGCCCGCGGCGCGGCTCAGCCCTTGGTGAGGTGGACCGCGACGGTCTTCGTCGCGGTCACGTTCACCTGGTAGTCGGGGTCGAGGGCGGTCGCCGTCGAGGCCACCTCCACGTCGCCCTTCTGGAACGGGACCGCGCCCTCCGGCGCGACCGTGGCGCTCCACGCGACCGGCGCGCCCGGCGTGCAGTTCACGGTGGTGCCGTAGCTGCCGCGGATCAGCGCGCGGTGGCTGACCTGGGTCACCCGGTTGCTGACGTTCACCGCGACGGGCTTGTTGCAGGTCACGGTGCCGTGCACGGTGGCGTTGCCGTTGAGCGTGCTCGCCGTGCCGTCCACCGCGACGCCGACGCCCAGGGCCAGCTCGGCCGGCGGCGCCGGGTTGCTGAGGTGGACCTCGCCGCGGGCGGCCGCGGACCCGCCCTCGCAGTGCTGCTCGAAGGCGGCGTCCAGGGTCTGGACGTAGCCGTTCGGGCCGTACACCACGTCGGTGATGGTGAAGGAGCCGGTCAGGGTGTTGCAGCCGCGGCCGTCGCCGGACAGGCTCAGGCCGGGCTCGGCGGGGCCGTTGAAGGGCGAGCGGGTGGCACCGGTGTAGGTGCCGGCCTGCAGGGTCTGCCCCTCCGGCGCGGCCAGGTCGAGGTACCACCAGTCGCCGTGGGCGCCGCTCAGCGAGACGCTGATCGCCGTGTGCTCCGGGTTCGCCGTGACGTCGAGGCGGTCCTGGCCGGCGGTGGAGTAGCTGTAGGACTGGCCCCCGCTGATCCAGTCGCCCGGGTCGCCGGAGAAGGCGAGCGACCCGCTGGTGACGGTCTGGGCGTGCGCGGCGGATCCGGTGAGCAGGGTGGTCCCGGCGGCGAGCGCCAGGGCGAGGCCGACGCCCGCGGCGGACCGGGCGAGCGGGCGGTTGGGCAGGCTGAACGTCATGCTTCATCCCCCGAGAAGTGGTGACCGGACGGCCGACGGCGGGGTCGCCGCCGAGCCGAGAAGGAGTGTGGCAGCCGCCACTGACGGCAACAACCGCCTTTCGCCGTACCTCCGGTGTCCCCGGGTCGGCCCAGCAGGGCGTCCAGCTCGTCGGCGGCCGGCGCGAGCGCGATCCGCGGCGCCCGCAGCCGGAACGGCTCGACCCGGTCGTTCATGGTGGCGTGCATCGCGCCGAGCGCTGCGAAGGTGGCGAGGTCCAGCCGGCCCAGCAGCAGCCCCAGACCGAGCGGGACGGCCGTGCCGAGCGCCCCGCGCACCATCAGCGCCCGCGGCAGCGGCGGCCGGGCCGGCCGGGCGGCGCGCGCCCACCAGGCGGTCGGGCGGCCGGGGGCTGACAAGGGATCACGCGCCGATCCGGACGGGAGTGCCGCCGCCCGGTCCGGTCGGCGCCCCTGCGCTCAGCGGGGGTGGCGGAAGCGCCGGAAGGTCTCCCACCCGGAGGCCAGGACCAGGGCGCCGCCGGTGATCGCCCAGGCCGGTGAGCCGCCCTGCCGGACCTGGCCGACACCGAGGTCGAGCAGCAACAGGCTGAGGCCGAGACAGGCGACCGCGACGACCCGGTCGAACACCCCGTTCTCGTCGAAGAGATCCCTCATGCGTCCGCCCCTTCCACGCCGGGAGCGGTCACCATACCGCCGTCGGAGCCCGGACGCACCACCCGCGGCGCACCCGGACCGGTGCGCTCCCGAATCACCCTGCCGCCTGCTGTCCGCGCAGGTCAGCGACCGGACATCGTGGGCGGCATGACCCCTGACACCCCGTCGGCGACGGACCTGCGCCGGGTGGCCGCGGCCGCGCTCACCGGCACCGCCATCGAGTTCTACGACTTCTTCATCTACGGCACCGCCGCCGCCCTGGTCTTCCCCGCCGTGTACTTCCCCGACCTGGGCGGCGCCGGGGCGCTGCTCGCCGCCTTCTCGGTGTACGCGGTGGCCTTCCTCGCCCGGCCGCTCGGCGCGGTGCTCTTCGGGCACTTCGGCGACCGGCTCGGCCGCAGGGCCACCCTGGTGGCGTCGCTGCTGCTGATGGGCCTGTCCACGGCGGCGGTCGGAGTGCTGCCCGGCTACCGGGAGTGGGGCCTGTGGGCGCCGGCGCTGCTCACCGCGCTGCGCTTCTGCCAGGGCCTCGGCCTGGGCGGCGAGTGGGGCGGGGCGGCCCTGCTGCTCGCCGAGTACGCCCCGCCCGGGCGGCGCGGCCGGTACGGCGGGTACCTCCAACTCGGCCCCTGCACGGGTTTCTTCCTCGCCACCGGCGCCTACCTGCTGCTCGCCCGGACGCTCGGCGAGGCGGACTTCCGCGGCTGGGGCTGGCGGCTGCCGTTCCTGGCCTCGCTCGCCCTGGTCGCGGTCGGGCTGTTCGTCCGGCTGCGGGTGGCCGAGACGCCGCTGTTCC from Kitasatospora terrestris includes the following:
- a CDS encoding ABC-F family ATP-binding cassette domain-containing protein, which translates into the protein MAVNLATIESVSKVYGTRALLDAVSLGVSEGDRIGVVGRNGDGKTTLIRMLAKLEEPDSGRITHSGGLQMAVLTQHDSLDPKATIRHEVIADRADHEWLGDARIRDIIQGLFGGLDLPGFADGLDTVIGPLSGGERRRIALAKLLLGEPDLVVLDEPTNHLDVEGIAWLAKHLQNRRSALVCVTHDRWFLDQVCTRMWDVQRGEVREYEGGYSDYVFARAERSRIEATEEQKRQNLARKELAWLRRGAPARTSKPRYRIEAANALIADVPEPRDKSELMKFANARLGRTVFDLENVTVKAGPKLLLENLTWQLGPGDRIGLLGVNGAGKTSLLRAMQAAFATEGDVQPASGVIKVGKTVRLAYLSQEVAELDPATRVLQAVEQVRGRVDLGKGREMSAGQLCEQFGFGKDKQWTPVGDLSGGERRRLQLLRLLMDEPNVLFLDEPTNDLDIETLNQLEDLLDGWPGSMIVISHDRFFIERTTDTVQALLGDGRMRMLPNGVDEYLERRAAMAEAAAPQAPAPAAAAKPAADTRAAKKEMQKLERQIAKLDDQESKLHAKLAENAADFSKVAELDAQLRKVKEEKEELEMAWLELAEDV